One part of the Luteolibacter rhizosphaerae genome encodes these proteins:
- a CDS encoding cysteine hydrolase family protein has protein sequence MKIPSRHALLLIDVINDMAFPESEALLKHALPAAKKIAALRKRLKKAGVPVIYVNDNFGHWQCDFQSQIKRCSSPESPGREVAKLLLPEDDDYFVLKPMHSGFYSTSLDVLLRFLQAETLILAGFAADICVLYTANDAYMRDFALVVPTDCVASEDAKGTRQALDHMKNRLKARVMESRYLHCG, from the coding sequence ATGAAGATTCCAAGTCGCCATGCGCTTCTCCTGATCGACGTGATCAACGACATGGCCTTCCCGGAGAGCGAGGCCCTGCTCAAGCATGCCCTGCCAGCGGCCAAGAAGATCGCCGCGCTGCGCAAGCGGCTGAAGAAAGCCGGGGTGCCAGTGATCTACGTGAACGACAACTTCGGGCACTGGCAATGCGACTTCCAATCGCAGATCAAGCGCTGCAGCTCGCCCGAATCTCCGGGGAGGGAGGTCGCGAAGCTGCTGCTGCCGGAGGATGACGATTACTTCGTGCTCAAGCCGATGCACTCGGGATTCTACTCCACCTCCCTGGACGTACTGCTGCGTTTCCTCCAAGCGGAGACCCTCATTCTCGCGGGTTTCGCCGCGGATATCTGCGTGCTGTATACGGCAAACGACGCCTATATGCGCGACTTCGCGCTGGTGGTGCCGACGGACTGCGTGGCCTCCGAAGATGCGAAGGGCACGCGGCAAGCGTTGGATCACATGAAGAACCGGCTGAAGGCGCGGGTGATGGAGTCCCGCTACCTGCACTGCGGATGA
- a CDS encoding glucose 1-dehydrogenase yields the protein MSNKSKGEHEHPQRPEQEQAKQPGREGEMNPSPVFENPELRGSGRLAGRVAIITGGDSGIGRATAVAFAREGADIAIIYLEEDEDARATAALIHEKGQRCLLHKADIGQREACREAIAVTLQTFGKLDILVNNAAEQHPQESIADITEDQLERTFRTNIFAMFHLTAAALPELMKSRAAAIINTTSVTAYRGSPKLLDYSATKGAIVSFTRSLAGQLAKEKIRVNAVAPGPIWTPLIPATFPADEVATFGSDSPLGRAGEPWECAECFVFLASDAASYITGQVLHPNGGEIING from the coding sequence ATGAGCAACAAATCCAAAGGTGAACACGAGCACCCTCAGCGTCCCGAGCAGGAGCAGGCCAAGCAGCCAGGACGTGAGGGTGAGATGAATCCATCGCCGGTCTTCGAGAACCCGGAACTACGGGGCAGCGGGCGCTTGGCTGGCCGCGTCGCGATCATCACGGGAGGCGACTCCGGTATCGGAAGGGCGACGGCGGTGGCATTCGCGCGTGAGGGCGCGGACATTGCGATCATCTACTTGGAAGAGGATGAGGACGCCCGTGCCACCGCTGCTTTGATCCATGAAAAGGGACAACGATGCCTTCTCCACAAAGCTGACATCGGTCAGCGGGAAGCTTGCCGAGAGGCGATCGCTGTCACCCTTCAGACCTTCGGCAAGCTGGACATCTTGGTTAACAATGCCGCGGAGCAGCATCCTCAGGAATCCATTGCGGACATCACCGAAGACCAATTGGAGAGGACGTTCCGCACGAACATTTTTGCCATGTTCCACTTAACCGCCGCGGCTCTCCCGGAGCTTATGAAATCACGTGCAGCGGCAATCATTAATACCACATCGGTAACGGCTTATCGCGGAAGCCCGAAATTGCTAGATTACTCGGCGACCAAGGGAGCAATCGTAAGCTTCACCAGGTCGTTGGCCGGGCAACTCGCTAAAGAGAAAATAAGGGTGAATGCGGTGGCACCAGGCCCGATCTGGACCCCATTAATCCCGGCAACGTTTCCAGCGGATGAGGTGGCGACTTTTGGATCGGACAGCCCGCTGGGTCGTGCTGGGGAACCTTGGGAATGCGCCGAGTGTTTCGTCTTCTTGGCTAGCGACGCCGCTAGCTACATCACCGGTCAAGTTCTCCATCCCAATGGGGGAGAGATCATTAACGGGTAG
- a CDS encoding alpha-amylase family glycosyl hydrolase: protein MSTSTPDTSELEVLTGSDAEFRAQTIYFIVLDRFHEGSPDKPRENDGMLDPERKQWNKYWGGDLQGLLDKLDYLRSFGIGALWSTPLFEQVESMTNGDSEPRAPIHGYWTSDFKRINPRWMNHPEEKRIFTRNDTVFDALLARMHDQEMKFILDFVCNHSSPQTAAGKGKLYDDGKLVADFDNDVDHWYHHYGEVTDWCDEWQLQNKEIGGLATFNENNILFRNYIKEAVRLWLGKGVDGLRIDTVKHMPLWFWQEFSADTDAANPEVFRFGEWINSDPEDELSVEFSNRSGMSILDFGLCHAIRDCFAAQDGRGFNALSRVLECDGKYSCATELVTFFENHDMPRLQSLGVSDRQLELALVLLLLSRGIPCLYYGCEQYLHNDTDGGNDPYNRPMMERWELTEATRIIGILAAERRQNEAIQFGGQRPRWIDENTYVFERSYRSSCCLVILNKGEARTLELENLALPDGEYRCLLGDARVVTQDGKATLELGKESAIVISRPEQTLQGDTKVRLLLNGAPTNPGDRVLVIGDCEELGSWDLNEGIELECINNNTWFGELVFKASAGKVAGYKYVILPPERDAAPCRENLLVRRRLILANRCAKWRDNWERS, encoded by the coding sequence ATGTCAACCAGCACCCCGGATACCAGCGAACTTGAAGTGCTTACCGGCTCGGATGCTGAGTTCCGCGCCCAGACCATCTACTTCATTGTCCTCGATCGATTCCACGAGGGCTCACCGGACAAGCCCCGCGAAAACGACGGCATGCTAGATCCCGAACGCAAGCAGTGGAACAAGTATTGGGGCGGCGACCTCCAAGGACTGCTCGACAAGCTGGACTACCTCCGCTCTTTCGGCATCGGGGCGTTGTGGAGCACCCCGCTTTTCGAGCAGGTGGAGTCAATGACGAATGGCGATTCCGAGCCGCGCGCTCCCATCCACGGCTACTGGACCAGCGACTTCAAGCGCATCAACCCGCGCTGGATGAATCACCCCGAGGAGAAACGCATCTTCACGCGCAACGACACAGTCTTTGATGCACTCTTGGCGCGCATGCATGACCAGGAGATGAAGTTCATTCTCGATTTCGTCTGCAACCACAGCTCGCCGCAGACTGCGGCAGGGAAGGGGAAGCTCTATGACGACGGCAAGCTGGTCGCGGACTTCGACAATGACGTGGACCATTGGTATCACCATTACGGTGAGGTCACCGATTGGTGTGACGAATGGCAGCTTCAGAACAAGGAGATCGGGGGGCTGGCTACCTTCAATGAAAATAACATTCTCTTCCGCAACTACATCAAGGAAGCGGTGAGGCTCTGGCTCGGCAAGGGGGTGGATGGCCTCCGAATCGACACCGTGAAGCACATGCCGCTCTGGTTCTGGCAGGAATTCAGTGCAGACACCGATGCAGCGAATCCGGAGGTTTTCCGATTCGGGGAATGGATCAACAGTGACCCAGAGGACGAGCTCTCGGTAGAGTTCTCCAACCGCTCCGGCATGTCGATTCTCGACTTTGGTCTCTGCCACGCCATCCGCGATTGCTTCGCGGCGCAGGATGGGCGTGGCTTCAATGCCCTGAGCCGTGTTCTGGAATGCGACGGCAAATACTCCTGCGCCACCGAGCTGGTCACCTTCTTCGAGAACCACGATATGCCTCGCCTCCAGTCGCTCGGAGTTTCGGATCGGCAGTTGGAACTCGCCCTGGTGCTACTCCTCCTCTCCCGTGGCATTCCTTGCCTCTACTACGGTTGCGAGCAGTACCTCCATAACGACACCGATGGCGGCAATGACCCCTACAACCGCCCGATGATGGAACGCTGGGAGCTCACTGAGGCCACTCGCATCATCGGCATCCTCGCCGCGGAACGACGCCAGAACGAAGCGATACAGTTCGGCGGCCAACGGCCTCGCTGGATCGACGAAAACACCTACGTGTTCGAGCGTTCCTATCGATCATCCTGCTGCCTCGTCATCTTGAACAAGGGCGAGGCCCGCACTCTGGAACTAGAGAATCTGGCTCTGCCAGACGGCGAGTATCGCTGTCTACTCGGCGATGCCCGCGTCGTCACGCAGGATGGCAAGGCCACCCTCGAACTGGGCAAGGAATCCGCCATCGTGATCTCCCGCCCCGAGCAGACCCTGCAGGGCGACACCAAGGTCCGCCTCCTTCTCAACGGTGCCCCCACCAACCCGGGCGACCGCGTCCTCGTCATCGGCGATTGCGAGGAACTGGGCTCATGGGACCTCAATGAAGGCATTGAGCTCGAATGTATCAACAACAACACATGGTTCGGCGAACTCGTCTTCAAAGCCTCCGCCGGCAAGGTTGCAGGCTACAAGTACGTCATCCTCCCCCCGGAGCGCGATGCTGCCCCTTGCCGCGAAAATCTCCTCGTCCGCCGTCGCCTCATTCTCGCCAACCGCTGCGCCAAATGGCGAGACAACTGGGAAAGGAGCTAA
- a CDS encoding PA2169 family four-helix-bundle protein, whose protein sequence is MNSTEDCIDTFNSLLRGELSAVENYNQAIEKFTNEPELGDLQAIKADHQEAVGILRQHVSHMGGTPAEDSGAWGTFARAVEGGAKLLGESLALSALIAGEEHGISEYQEALEQQGAMEEIKEPIRSKLLPALEKHINALKRLQHL, encoded by the coding sequence ATGAACTCCACCGAAGACTGCATCGACACCTTCAATAGCCTGCTCCGTGGCGAACTCTCCGCCGTTGAGAACTACAACCAAGCTATCGAGAAGTTCACCAACGAGCCGGAACTAGGCGACTTGCAGGCCATTAAGGCGGATCACCAGGAAGCCGTCGGCATCCTTCGTCAGCATGTCTCCCATATGGGCGGCACTCCGGCCGAGGACTCGGGCGCATGGGGCACCTTCGCGAGGGCCGTCGAAGGCGGAGCGAAGCTGCTTGGCGAATCGCTGGCCCTTTCCGCTCTCATCGCCGGCGAGGAGCACGGCATCTCCGAATATCAGGAAGCACTCGAGCAGCAGGGGGCGATGGAAGAAATCAAAGAGCCCATCCGCTCCAAGCTGCTCCCCGCGCTCGAAAAGCACATCAACGCTCTCAAGCGCCTGCAGCACCTCTGA
- a CDS encoding PQQ-dependent sugar dehydrogenase codes for MSNSSMIITPPTTLAVTLVLALPVFSEEPTTSTITGNIFRPVQLTATDERIAGLKIADGFKLSVFARDLDKPRMMAADSQGRVYVTRRGEKGDILLLEDPDKDGAAEAPRKVLELPHVHGIAIKGSTVFLATIREVYSAPLSDDGGIGQLKLLYEGLPDAGQHPNRTLDFSPDGELFLSVGSAANAAAEPNKESATMLWIDLEGKTRDIFASGLRNTIGFDWHPVTGKFYGMDHGIDYLGDDAQKEELNELKKGKKYGWPFVYEDGKANLEDDPKETTGMNWDEYAELCEPSVLTATAHSAPMALLFPSATNFPKAFHGDALVTFHGSWNRSKPSGYSVMRLRFKDGAPDKFEDFLTGFVRGDGQFGRPCGLLELKDG; via the coding sequence GTGAGCAATTCATCGATGATTATTACCCCACCTACCACCCTAGCCGTTACCCTTGTTTTAGCGCTCCCCGTCTTCTCCGAGGAGCCGACTACATCGACGATCACTGGCAACATCTTCAGGCCTGTCCAACTAACGGCAACCGATGAGAGGATTGCCGGGCTGAAAATTGCCGACGGTTTCAAGCTTTCGGTATTCGCACGCGATCTCGACAAACCTCGAATGATGGCCGCTGACTCCCAAGGCCGTGTCTACGTCACACGCCGCGGCGAGAAGGGAGATATTCTCCTACTCGAAGACCCAGACAAGGATGGGGCGGCCGAGGCGCCTCGCAAGGTTCTTGAGCTGCCACACGTCCACGGGATTGCCATCAAGGGTAGCACGGTCTTTCTAGCGACGATCAGGGAAGTGTACTCAGCTCCGCTATCCGACGACGGAGGAATCGGACAACTGAAGCTCCTCTACGAGGGGTTGCCGGACGCCGGACAGCACCCGAACCGGACTTTGGACTTCAGCCCGGATGGCGAACTGTTTCTGTCGGTGGGAAGCGCAGCGAACGCGGCTGCGGAACCCAACAAGGAGAGCGCCACGATGCTCTGGATCGATCTTGAAGGGAAGACGCGGGATATCTTCGCAAGCGGACTTCGAAACACCATCGGATTCGATTGGCATCCCGTGACAGGAAAGTTCTATGGGATGGATCACGGCATCGATTATCTAGGAGACGACGCGCAAAAGGAGGAGCTGAACGAGCTGAAGAAGGGCAAGAAATACGGGTGGCCTTTCGTTTATGAAGATGGGAAGGCGAACTTGGAGGACGATCCGAAGGAAACCACCGGAATGAATTGGGATGAATATGCGGAGCTTTGCGAGCCCAGTGTCCTGACCGCCACCGCTCACAGCGCGCCCATGGCGCTCCTGTTTCCATCCGCAACGAACTTCCCGAAGGCATTCCACGGTGATGCCTTGGTTACCTTTCACGGGTCGTGGAACCGATCCAAACCGAGCGGCTACTCCGTAATGCGTTTACGCTTCAAAGACGGAGCACCGGACAAGTTTGAAGATTTCCTGACAGGGTTTGTCCGTGGCGACGGGCAGTTCGGTCGTCCCTGCGGACTCCTGGAGTTGAAAGACGGATAG
- a CDS encoding DUF892 family protein: MKIQSSEDVLKDQLNDLHSCETQADESWPDLAKAATNEALRSNLLQTKEAAARHLQTLAFVSELVGHQPSGDPCKAMQGLIEGGDEHLAIAEAAATRDLLLVAHCNRILHYEVAAFGFASALARSVGYREAAEALCVVFSEKLAQSAELAHVAAAEFGINLGGSA; the protein is encoded by the coding sequence ATGAAGATTCAAAGCAGTGAAGACGTCCTAAAAGACCAGCTCAACGATCTCCATAGCTGCGAAACTCAAGCAGACGAGAGTTGGCCGGACCTGGCCAAGGCGGCCACGAACGAGGCTTTGCGCTCGAACCTGCTCCAAACCAAGGAGGCGGCGGCAAGGCACCTGCAAACGCTGGCTTTCGTCTCCGAATTGGTAGGTCACCAACCTTCAGGGGACCCGTGCAAAGCGATGCAGGGATTAATCGAGGGAGGCGACGAGCATCTTGCGATCGCCGAAGCCGCAGCGACCCGCGACCTGCTGCTGGTCGCCCACTGCAATCGGATCCTGCACTATGAAGTCGCCGCCTTCGGTTTTGCTTCGGCCTTGGCCCGCTCGGTTGGTTACCGAGAAGCCGCTGAAGCATTGTGCGTAGTCTTCTCGGAGAAACTGGCCCAATCAGCGGAACTCGCGCATGTGGCAGCCGCCGAGTTCGGAATCAACCTGGGAGGTAGCGCATGA
- a CDS encoding DUF6766 family protein, translating into MRRALRDHGLSLTLGFLFLLFWACQAVAGHAVFNEDLETHGQAAISLTAYLASGHFWQATGENWESEFLQMGAYVILTAYLFQRGSAESNDPDQADKIAKERQSKPAPWLYRNSLSLAFLGLFLVSFGIHAAGGWKEFNAERVEHGEEPEPFAAFLGDAEFWFQSFQNWQSEFLAVLSIVILSIFLRQNGSPESKKVNDPDSKTGT; encoded by the coding sequence ATGAGGCGCGCACTCAGGGACCATGGGCTAAGCCTTACCCTCGGGTTCCTGTTTCTCCTATTCTGGGCCTGCCAAGCGGTGGCCGGGCACGCGGTCTTCAACGAAGATCTAGAAACGCACGGGCAGGCAGCGATCTCGCTGACGGCGTATCTCGCCAGCGGCCACTTCTGGCAAGCTACGGGCGAAAACTGGGAAAGCGAGTTCCTCCAGATGGGGGCCTATGTGATCCTGACCGCTTACCTCTTCCAGCGGGGATCAGCCGAATCCAATGATCCCGACCAAGCCGACAAGATCGCCAAGGAGCGGCAAAGCAAGCCCGCCCCTTGGTTGTACAGGAACTCCCTATCACTGGCTTTCCTCGGCCTATTCCTCGTGTCCTTCGGCATCCACGCCGCAGGAGGCTGGAAAGAATTCAATGCCGAGAGGGTCGAGCACGGCGAAGAACCCGAACCCTTCGCGGCGTTCCTAGGCGACGCCGAATTTTGGTTCCAGTCGTTCCAGAACTGGCAGAGCGAGTTCCTCGCGGTGCTCTCGATCGTTATTCTCAGCATCTTCCTGCGCCAGAACGGGTCTCCGGAAAGCAAGAAGGTGAACGACCCCGACTCCAAAACCGGCACCTAG